In one window of Photobacterium leiognathi DNA:
- the hslU gene encoding HslU--HslV peptidase ATPase subunit: MSEMTPREIVHELDRHIIGQDKAKRAVAIALRNRWRRMQLPEELRVEVTPKNILMIGPTCVGKTEIARRLAKLANAPFIKVEATKFTEVGYVGKEVETIIRDLTDVAVKMTHQQATEKVRFRAEELAEERILDVLLPPARDAWGQNEASESESSTRQSFRKKLREGKLDDKEIEMDIAAPQMGVEIMAPPGMEEMTNQLQGMFQNLAGNTTKKRKMKIKDALKAATEEEAAKLVNQEELKEQAIHSVENNGIVFIDEIDKICKRGESSGPDVSREGVQRDLLPLVEGSTVSTKHGMVKTDHILFVASGAFQVAKPSDLIPELQGRLPIRVELEALTSNDFKRILTEPNASLTEQYKALMATESVEIEFSTDGIDSLADAAWQVNERTENIGARRLHTVMERLMEEISYDASEKSGEKFTIDAAYVKERLGEFVQDEDLSRFIL; encoded by the coding sequence ATGTCTGAGATGACTCCTCGCGAAATCGTCCATGAGTTAGACCGTCACATCATCGGTCAAGACAAAGCGAAGCGTGCTGTTGCTATTGCACTACGTAACCGCTGGCGTCGCATGCAACTTCCAGAAGAGTTGCGTGTAGAAGTCACACCAAAAAACATTCTAATGATTGGTCCAACCTGTGTGGGTAAAACTGAAATTGCTCGCCGTTTAGCAAAACTTGCAAATGCACCTTTCATTAAAGTAGAAGCAACAAAATTCACCGAAGTGGGTTATGTTGGTAAAGAAGTTGAAACCATCATCCGTGACTTAACGGATGTGGCTGTAAAAATGACCCATCAGCAAGCGACGGAAAAAGTACGTTTCCGCGCTGAAGAGTTAGCAGAAGAGCGTATTCTTGATGTGCTACTACCACCAGCACGCGATGCTTGGGGTCAAAATGAAGCCAGCGAAAGCGAATCTTCTACTCGTCAATCTTTCCGTAAGAAATTACGTGAAGGTAAGCTAGACGATAAAGAAATTGAAATGGATATTGCTGCCCCACAAATGGGTGTAGAGATCATGGCGCCTCCTGGTATGGAAGAAATGACCAACCAGCTGCAGGGCATGTTCCAAAACTTAGCAGGCAATACCACTAAAAAGCGCAAGATGAAGATCAAAGATGCGCTAAAAGCAGCAACTGAAGAAGAAGCGGCAAAACTGGTTAACCAAGAAGAGCTAAAAGAGCAAGCAATCCATTCGGTTGAAAACAACGGCATCGTATTTATCGATGAGATTGATAAGATCTGTAAGCGTGGCGAATCTTCAGGCCCAGATGTTTCTCGTGAAGGTGTACAACGTGACCTACTACCATTAGTAGAAGGCAGCACAGTGTCAACCAAGCACGGCATGGTTAAAACTGACCACATTCTATTTGTGGCATCAGGTGCATTCCAAGTCGCTAAACCATCTGACTTGATCCCAGAGCTTCAAGGCCGTCTTCCTATTCGTGTTGAATTAGAAGCGCTAACCAGCAACGACTTCAAACGCATTCTAACTGAGCCAAATGCCTCTCTAACTGAGCAGTATAAAGCATTAATGGCAACAGAATCCGTTGAAATTGAATTCTCAACTGATGGTATCGATAGCCTAGCCGATGCTGCATGGCAGGTGAATGAGCGTACAGAGAACATTGGTGCTCGTCGTCTTCACACTGTGATGGAGCGTCTAATGGAAGAGATCTCTTACGATGCGAGCGAGAAATCAGGGGAGAAATTCACGATTGATGCAGCATACGTGAAAGAGCGTCTTGGCGAGTTCGTACAAGATGAAGATCTAAGCCGTTTTATTCTTTAA
- the hslV gene encoding ATP-dependent protease subunit HslV, which produces MTTIVSVRRNGKVVIAGDGQVSLGNTVMKGNARKVRRLYNNKVLAGFAGGTADAFTLFERFERKLEMHQGHLLKSAVELAKDWRTDRALRKLEALLAVADETCSLIITGNGDVVQPEHDLIAIGSGGNFAQAAATALLENTDLGAREIAEKALNIAGDICVFTNHNHTIEELETK; this is translated from the coding sequence GTGACAACTATTGTATCTGTACGTCGAAACGGAAAAGTCGTGATTGCTGGTGACGGCCAAGTTTCACTTGGTAATACAGTAATGAAAGGCAACGCACGTAAAGTTCGCCGTCTATATAACAATAAAGTACTGGCAGGTTTTGCTGGCGGTACCGCTGATGCATTTACATTATTCGAGCGTTTTGAGCGTAAGCTTGAGATGCACCAAGGTCATCTTCTTAAATCAGCTGTAGAGCTTGCGAAAGATTGGCGTACTGACCGCGCCCTACGTAAGCTAGAAGCACTGCTTGCTGTTGCTGATGAAACCTGCTCTTTAATTATCACAGGTAACGGTGATGTGGTTCAGCCTGAACACGATCTGATTGCGATTGGCTCTGGTGGTAACTTCGCCCAAGCAGCAGCCACTGCACTACTAGAAAATACAGATCTAGGTGCCCGTGAAATCGCAGAAAAAGCCCTAAATATTGCTGGTGATATTTGTGTGTTCACTAACCACAATCACACCATTGAAGAACTAGAAACTAAGTAA
- a CDS encoding SPOR domain-containing protein has product MVTKDYVKRGRSPKPANKKSSPSRKKAPAPSGFPTKWAVTAVVLVFGLISGLFFLSGTDVPEKPAPKDDIPTIVKPQPVDEVKKPVQKEVLPPKPEEKWRYINELENKKVIVPDDLENQRVQPVKKEPEHKPTPAKKTESAQKPAEKVVEKKAAEKKAEPVSTVRYVLQCGAYRKKSQADERKAQIAFQGLNSQLKVSNDAKGTWYRVVLGPYSQKSSAEKDKAKLQSSGVSPCGIWHWE; this is encoded by the coding sequence GTGGTCACTAAAGATTATGTAAAACGCGGACGCTCGCCGAAACCTGCAAATAAGAAAAGTAGTCCTAGTCGTAAAAAAGCCCCAGCGCCTTCTGGTTTTCCTACCAAATGGGCCGTTACCGCTGTTGTTTTAGTGTTTGGACTGATCTCTGGTTTATTCTTCCTATCTGGTACTGATGTTCCTGAGAAACCAGCACCTAAAGATGACATTCCGACAATTGTGAAACCACAACCTGTCGATGAAGTGAAAAAACCAGTGCAAAAAGAAGTGTTACCGCCAAAACCGGAAGAGAAATGGCGCTACATTAATGAGCTGGAAAACAAAAAAGTTATCGTTCCGGACGACTTAGAGAACCAACGTGTTCAACCTGTTAAAAAAGAGCCTGAACATAAGCCTACTCCGGCTAAGAAAACAGAATCTGCACAGAAACCCGCAGAAAAAGTTGTCGAGAAAAAGGCTGCTGAGAAAAAAGCTGAGCCTGTATCGACTGTACGTTACGTGTTGCAATGTGGCGCTTACCGTAAAAAGTCTCAAGCAGATGAGCGTAAAGCACAAATTGCATTCCAAGGCCTAAACAGCCAGCTAAAAGTCAGCAATGATGCAAAAGGCACTTGGTACCGTGTGGTATTAGGCCCTTACTCTCAAAAGAGCAGTGCTGAAAAAGACAAAGCGAAGCTACAAAGTAGCGGTGTCTCCCCTTGCGGTATTTGGCATTGGGAATAA
- the cytR gene encoding DNA-binding transcriptional regulator CytR, giving the protein MATMKDVAQLACVSTATVSRALMNPEKVSASTRKKVEQAVMEAGYSPNSLARNLRRNESKTIVTIVPDICDPYFTEIIRGIEEAAMEYGYLVLLGDSGQQKKRENSFVNLVFTKQADGMLLLGTDLPFDVSKPEQKNLPPLVMACEYAPELELPTIHIDNLTAAFEAVNYLTQMGHKRIAQITGPDQAPLSQFRHQGYQQALRRGGITLNPAYTVKGDFTFAAGARAVTALLSLPEPPTALFCHSDVMAIGAMQQAKRLGLRVPQDISIVGFDDIQFAEYCDPPLTTVSQPRYEIGRQAMLMLLEVLKGKEVQAGSRLLDAKLVIRESAAPPSR; this is encoded by the coding sequence ATGGCGACAATGAAGGATGTTGCCCAGCTAGCTTGTGTCTCAACTGCAACGGTTTCCCGTGCATTGATGAACCCGGAAAAAGTATCTGCATCAACCCGTAAAAAGGTTGAGCAGGCTGTCATGGAAGCTGGCTATTCACCAAACTCACTCGCGCGTAATTTACGTCGCAACGAGTCAAAAACTATCGTAACTATCGTTCCAGACATTTGTGACCCTTACTTCACTGAAATTATTCGCGGTATTGAAGAAGCTGCAATGGAGTATGGTTACTTAGTATTACTTGGTGATAGTGGTCAACAGAAAAAACGTGAAAATTCATTCGTGAATCTCGTTTTCACCAAACAAGCTGATGGCATGCTACTGCTCGGTACCGATCTACCTTTCGATGTCAGTAAGCCAGAGCAGAAGAACCTGCCACCATTAGTGATGGCATGTGAATATGCGCCAGAGCTTGAATTGCCGACTATCCATATTGATAACCTCACCGCAGCCTTTGAAGCGGTTAATTATCTGACTCAAATGGGTCATAAGCGTATCGCGCAAATTACTGGTCCCGATCAAGCACCATTATCTCAATTTCGTCATCAAGGCTATCAACAAGCCTTACGTCGTGGCGGCATTACCCTAAATCCGGCTTATACCGTCAAAGGTGACTTTACCTTTGCTGCAGGTGCCCGTGCGGTAACGGCGCTATTATCACTGCCTGAGCCACCAACCGCCCTGTTCTGTCATTCCGATGTGATGGCTATTGGTGCCATGCAACAAGCAAAACGTTTAGGTCTGCGTGTACCGCAAGATATCTCTATCGTTGGCTTTGATGATATCCAATTTGCAGAATACTGCGATCCACCATTAACTACCGTTTCTCAGCCTCGTTACGAAATCGGTCGCCAAGCCATGCTAATGCTGCTTGAAGTACTCAAAGGCAAAGAAGTTCAAGCGGGATCTCGTTTGCTTGATGCCAAGTTAGTGATCCGTGAAAGTGCAGCGCCACCATCACGCTAG